CTGGCGCATATCGCGGAAAGCGCGCGCAACGATGTGCAGGTCGTCCGGATCAACGCCACCGGCCCGATCGAGACGGCAGCCCACCTGATGCGCTACGACAGCATCCACGGGCGCTTTGCGGGCGAGGTCAAGGTGGTCAATGGCAACGCGCTCGATCTCGGTCGCGGCCCCATCGACGTGATGTCGACCTATGACACCTCCGAGCTCGACTGGTCGGGCTGCGACGTGGTGCTGGAATGCACCGGCAAGTTCAACGACGGCGACAAGGCGGTGCAGCACATCCATCAGGGCGCCAAATCCGTGCTGATCTCCGCCCCGGCCAAGAACGTGCAGAAGACCATCGTCTATGGCGTCAACCACCGCGAACTGGTTCAGGGCGACGTGATGATCTCGAACGGCTCCTGCACCACCAATGGCCTCGCGCCGCTGGCCAAGGTGCTCGACGAGGCCATCGGCATCGAGAGCGGCGTGATGACCACGATCCACTCCTATACCGGCGACCAGCCGACGCTGGACCGCCGCCACAACGACCTCTACCGCGCCCGCGCCGCCGCCATGGCAATGATCCCCACCTCCACCGGTGCCGCCAAGGCGCTTGGCGAGGTTCTCCCGAATCTGAAGGGAAAACTGGACGGATCGGCCATCCGCGTGCCCACGCCGAACGTTTCTGCTGTTGACCTTACCTTCCAGGCGTCCAAAGATGTCACTGTCGAAGATGTGAACGAAGTCGTGCGCGAGGCTGCGGCGGGCCGCATGGGCATGGTGCTCAGCTACGATCCGGAACCCAAGGTCTCGGTCGATTTCAACCACACTACGGCAAGTTCGATTTTTGCGCCCGACCAGACCAAGGTGGTCGGCAAGCGCACCGTCCGTGTCCTGGCATGGTACGACAATGAGTGGGGCTTTTCTGCCCGTATGGCCGATGTGGCCGCGGCCATGGGTCGCCTGCATCACTGACCCGCACGGGTCCGGGCCTTGTCCCACCCTGAGAGGCGGCGGAGGGGAGACCGCCGCCTCTTTTACGTTTTACCGACCTTTGCGGTTTACGACAGCTTGTCGATCCAGGCGTCGAAACTGGCCATGAAGTTGCTCAGAAACGCCTTGGTGTCCGCATTGGTCAGATTTCCGCTGTCGTCGAAGAGTTCTGCCAGCCTGCCGATATAGGCCTCGGGCTGCTGCATCGGCGCGGCGTTCAGGAACACCAGCGACTGGCGCAGATGGTGGTTGGCACCAAAGCCGCCGATACCGCTTGGCGAGCCGGTGGCGATGGCCGTGGGCTTGCCGTCCCAGACACTTTCGCCATAGGGGCGCGAGCCGACGTCGATGGCGTTCTTCAGGCTCGCCGGCACCGAGCGGTTGTATTCCGGCGTCACGAAGAGCACCGCATCGGCGCGCGACAGCGCATTGCGGAACGCGGTCCATTCTTCCGGCGGGTTTTCGTCGAAATCGGGGTTGTAGAGCGGCAGCGCGCCGGTGCCCACAAAGGTGAACTCCATCCCCTCGGGCGCGAGCCCGGCAAGCGTCTGCGCGAGTTTGCGGTTGTCCGAGCCCTCACGCAGAGAGCCGACGATGACAGCGATATGTTTCGACATGGGAACCTCCAGAAATCATTGATCCGAAGGTAACCCCTGCCTGGCGCGCACATAAGACAGATATCCGCACCGGTTCTGTGCGCGATTTGACGGAACCGATGTCGCCGCTTTATGTTTCTGTCATGATGCGCGGCAAACGCGAGATGTGGCTCAGGCCTTGCGTAGCGCCAGCACCGCGTTCAGCCCGCCAAAGGCAAAAGCGTTGGACAGCACCACCGAGACCTCCGCCTCGCGCGCCTCGTTCGGCACCACGTCGAGCGCGCATTCCGGGTCGGGCTCTTCATAGCCGATGGTGGGCGCGATCACCCCTTCGCGCAGCGCCATGATGCAGGCCAGGAGCTCGACAGCCCCGGTGCCGCCGATGCAGTGCCCGTGCATCGCCTTGGTCGACGAGATCATCAGCCTGTCGGCCTGCGGCCCCATCGCATCGGCCACCGCCGCGCATTCGGTCTTGTCATTCGCCGCCGTGCCGGTGCCGTGGGCGTTGATATAGCCCACCTCCTCGCGCGCGATTTTACCGTCGCGTAGCGCGCCGGTGATCGCCCGCGCAGCCCCCTGTTTCGACGGCATGACGATGTCGGAGGCGTCGGAGGTCATGGCAAAGCCCACCACCTCGGCAAGGATCTCGGCGCCGCGTGCACGGGCATGCTCGTATTCCTCGAACACATAGACGCCCGCGCCCTCGCCCTGCACCATGCCGTTGCGGTTGGCCGAGAACGGGCGGCAGGCGTCTTTCGACATCACCCGCAGCCCTTCCCAGGCCTTCACCCCGCCGAAACACAGCATCGATTCCGAGCCGCCGGTGATCATCACCGAACAGGCGCCAGAGCGCACCATCTGGAAGGCCAGCCCCATCGCGTGGTTCGAGCTGGCACAGGCGGTCGCCACCGTGAAGGTCGGCCCGCGCAGGTTCATCTCCATACTCACATGCGAGGCGGCGGCATTGTTCATCAGCTTTGGCACGACGAAGGGGTGAACGCGGTTCTTGCCCTCCTCATAGACCGAGCGGTAATTCTCGTCCTGCGTGGTCAGCCCGCCGCCGGAGGTGCCCAGCACCACGCCCGAGCAATCCGCCAGATCACCGTGAAAGCTGAGCCCCGATTGCGCGATGGCCTCGCGCGCGGCGATAAGCGCAAACTGGGTGAAGCGGTCGTAAAGCGCCAGTTGCTGGCGGTTGAAGGCCGCCTCGGGCTCATAGCCCTTGACCTGCCCGCCGATGCGGATGGAGAGCCGCTCCACATCGCGGAATTCCAGCTCGGAGATGCCGCAGCGGCCCTCGCGCATCGCCTCCAGCGTCGCCGGCACGTCGCGCCCCAGCGCGTTGACCGTGCCCGCGCCGGTGATGACGACCCGTTTCACTTGGCCTGCTCGGCGATGAGCTTTTCGATCCCGGCGACGATGGTCGCCACCGACGAGATGTCGAAATCGCTCTGCTCGGGCTCGTTGGCGTTGAACGGCACCGAGATATCAAAGGCTTCCTCGATGGCAAAGATGCTCTCCACGAGGCCGAGGCTGTCGATGCCCAGATCCTCCAGCGTGCTGTCCATCGTCACGTCCGATGGTTCCAGAACGGCCTGTTCGGCGATAATCGCGATCACCCGGTCCTTCACACTCATGGCGGCGCTCCCTCTTCGTCGCTCGATGCAGGGTCCGTCTACTCATTCCCCGCGAGCTTGGAAACCGCTTTCTTCAGCTCCGCCACGTCGCGGAAGAGACGCGGCAGACGGCGCAGCCCCTTGTAGCTTTCCACATGGCTGTCCATCTTGGTGGCCGGGTAGCCGAGCATCGCCCGCCCCGCCGGCACATTGGCCATCAGCATGGTGCCGGCGCCGGTGATGACGTTGTCGCCGACAAAGATATTGTCGACCACGCCGGTCTGCCCGCCCAGCACCACGTTGTTGCCGAGCCGGGTCGAGCCCGCGATGCCCACCTGGCCGCAGAGCAGGCAGTTTTCGCCCACCACCACGTTGTGGCCGACCTGCACGAGATTGTCGATCTTGGTGCCGTTGCCGACCCTCGTGTCGCGCACGGTGCCGCGGTCGATACAGGCATTGGCGCCGATCTCGACGTCGTCACCCACGGTGATGCCGCCCAGCGAATGGATGCGCGCCCAGACCTGCGCCTGCGCGTCGCCTTCCTTGCCCAGCGTCTCGCGCACCTTCTCGACGCCGGAGGGCTCGGGCGTGACAAAGGAGAACCCGTCGCCGCCCAGCACCGCGCCCGGCTGCGCGATGAAGCGCGCGCCGATGGTGACGCGGGCGCCGATGGTGACGCCGGAATGCAGCAGCGCGCCCTCGCCCAGCACGCTGTCCCAGCCGACATGGCATTGCGGCCCGATCACCGAGCCCGCGCCGATCCGCGCCCCGGCGCCGATCACCGTGAAGGGGCCGACCGAGACACCCTCGCCCAGCTCGGCGGAGGGGTCGATCACGGCGGAGGGGTGGATGCCCGCCGCATAGCCGGCGCCGGGATCCATCATCGCCGAGAGGCCGGAAAGCGCGTGCCGGGGGCGCTTGGCGAGAATCGCGGCGCGCAGCCCGTAGCTCTGCCAGTCGGCGCCATCCCAGAGCATGGCGGCGTGCGCCTGGCCCTGCCCGATCTGCGCGGCGAAATCCGGTTTCATCGCCAGTGCCAGCTGCTCCGGCGCGGCCATGGCGGGCTCGGCCACGCCGCTCACACGAAGATCGGTTTCGCCCTGCGCCTCCAGCCCGAGCGCTGCGGCGATGTCTGCGATGCTGTGCGACATGAAAGCCTCCGGGATCGTTCCCGGTTGGACTTAACTCTGCGGAGCCGCCAGCGCCACCCCTGCGGCAGAAAGCGCATTCCAGAGCTTGGCGTCGCGCCCATACATGTCGTCGCGGTAATTCACCTTGCCCTTCGCCTGGGTAAAGGCGGTGCGGTAGATCAGATGCACCGGCACCGGATCGTCGAGATTCACCCGGCTTTCGCTGCCGGTGCGCAGGCGCGCCTGGAAAAAGCCAACCGGATCGTCGGTCTGCCGCGCCAGCAGCGCATAGGCGAAATCCTTCGGATCGCCGAGCCGGACACAGCCATGCGAATAGGTCCGCCGCGTGTGATCGAACAGACTTTTCGACGGCGTATCATGCAGATAGATGTTGTACTTGTTGGGGAACATGAACTTCACCTGCCCCAGCGCATTACGCGGCCCCGGCGGCTGGCGCATGGCAAAGGGGAAGCTCGCGGCGGTGTATTGCGAAAAGCCCCGACCGCGATTGACCCGCCGGCCGCGGCTGTCGGTGATCTCCAGATGCCCCACCGCGCCGGGGTTGCGGCGCAGCAGCGGCAGGTATTCGTTCACGATGATCGAGCGCGGCACATACCAGGACGGGTTGATCACCATGAACTCCATCACGTCGGAAAACTCCGGCGTGCGCCGGTCGGGATCCTGATGGCCGATCACCGAGCGGGTCTCGAAGCTGACCTTGCCGTCGTCGATGATGCGGGCGTGGAAATCGGTGAGATTGACGAGGATGTGCCGTTTCCCCAGCCCGTCAGGCAGGTTCATCCAGCGCTCGCGCTCCATCGCCACGATGACCGATTTCAGCCGCTCCTCGGGGCCGATATTGATGCTCGACAGGGTCGAGGCACCGGCGACGCCGTCGGTTTCGAGCCCGTGATCCTCCTGAAAGGCCGTCACCGCCGCGCGCAGCGGCTCGTCATAGCTGGCCGAGAGCGACGGCGCCAGATAGCCCATCGCCACCAGCCGGTCACGCAGCGCCACGACAGGCGCGCCGCTCTGCCCCGGCTCGAGCTTACCCGTGCGGATCGCCGGGCCCCAGCCACCATGGGCAATGCTGTGTTCAAGCATCAGCTTTTCGCGCATCAGCCGGGCATATTCCGGGCTCTGCGGCGCCAGTCCGCGCAGCACCGCGCGCGGCTCTTCGCTGGCCAGACGCTCCAGCAGCAGTTGCGAAGACAGCCTTTGCGGCGCGCGCTTGATGCCGGAATC
The window above is part of the Salipiger abyssi genome. Proteins encoded here:
- the gap gene encoding type I glyceraldehyde-3-phosphate dehydrogenase, producing the protein MTVTVGINGFGRIGRCTLAHIAESARNDVQVVRINATGPIETAAHLMRYDSIHGRFAGEVKVVNGNALDLGRGPIDVMSTYDTSELDWSGCDVVLECTGKFNDGDKAVQHIHQGAKSVLISAPAKNVQKTIVYGVNHRELVQGDVMISNGSCTTNGLAPLAKVLDEAIGIESGVMTTIHSYTGDQPTLDRRHNDLYRARAAAMAMIPTSTGAAKALGEVLPNLKGKLDGSAIRVPTPNVSAVDLTFQASKDVTVEDVNEVVREAAAGRMGMVLSYDPEPKVSVDFNHTTASSIFAPDQTKVVGKRTVRVLAWYDNEWGFSARMADVAAAMGRLHH
- a CDS encoding NADPH-dependent FMN reductase, with the translated sequence MSKHIAVIVGSLREGSDNRKLAQTLAGLAPEGMEFTFVGTGALPLYNPDFDENPPEEWTAFRNALSRADAVLFVTPEYNRSVPASLKNAIDVGSRPYGESVWDGKPTAIATGSPSGIGGFGANHHLRQSLVFLNAAPMQQPEAYIGRLAELFDDSGNLTNADTKAFLSNFMASFDAWIDKLS
- a CDS encoding beta-ketoacyl-[acyl-carrier-protein] synthase family protein produces the protein MKRVVITGAGTVNALGRDVPATLEAMREGRCGISELEFRDVERLSIRIGGQVKGYEPEAAFNRQQLALYDRFTQFALIAAREAIAQSGLSFHGDLADCSGVVLGTSGGGLTTQDENYRSVYEEGKNRVHPFVVPKLMNNAAASHVSMEMNLRGPTFTVATACASSNHAMGLAFQMVRSGACSVMITGGSESMLCFGGVKAWEGLRVMSKDACRPFSANRNGMVQGEGAGVYVFEEYEHARARGAEILAEVVGFAMTSDASDIVMPSKQGAARAITGALRDGKIAREEVGYINAHGTGTAANDKTECAAVADAMGPQADRLMISSTKAMHGHCIGGTGAVELLACIMALREGVIAPTIGYEEPDPECALDVVPNEAREAEVSVVLSNAFAFGGLNAVLALRKA
- a CDS encoding acyl carrier protein, whose protein sequence is MSVKDRVIAIIAEQAVLEPSDVTMDSTLEDLGIDSLGLVESIFAIEEAFDISVPFNANEPEQSDFDISSVATIVAGIEKLIAEQAK
- the lpxD gene encoding UDP-3-O-(3-hydroxymyristoyl)glucosamine N-acyltransferase encodes the protein MSHSIADIAAALGLEAQGETDLRVSGVAEPAMAAPEQLALAMKPDFAAQIGQGQAHAAMLWDGADWQSYGLRAAILAKRPRHALSGLSAMMDPGAGYAAGIHPSAVIDPSAELGEGVSVGPFTVIGAGARIGAGSVIGPQCHVGWDSVLGEGALLHSGVTIGARVTIGARFIAQPGAVLGGDGFSFVTPEPSGVEKVRETLGKEGDAQAQVWARIHSLGGITVGDDVEIGANACIDRGTVRDTRVGNGTKIDNLVQVGHNVVVGENCLLCGQVGIAGSTRLGNNVVLGGQTGVVDNIFVGDNVITGAGTMLMANVPAGRAMLGYPATKMDSHVESYKGLRRLPRLFRDVAELKKAVSKLAGNE
- a CDS encoding L,D-transpeptidase family protein; this encodes MTNSRRQFATGIKAGLAVALAAGWMTAAVPGGASAQTLALTAYKQAVAESLSEDEGLAAFYRARGFEPLWTSADAKATERRAALIEALSQADLHGLPVQRYDVDGLMTELRTVRGDRARGLAEVALSRAYLQFAHDLNGGLLDGRRVDSGIKRAPQRLSSQLLLERLASEEPRAVLRGLAPQSPEYARLMREKLMLEHSIAHGGWGPAIRTGKLEPGQSGAPVVALRDRLVAMGYLAPSLSASYDEPLRAAVTAFQEDHGLETDGVAGASTLSSINIGPEERLKSVIVAMERERWMNLPDGLGKRHILVNLTDFHARIIDDGKVSFETRSVIGHQDPDRRTPEFSDVMEFMVINPSWYVPRSIIVNEYLPLLRRNPGAVGHLEITDSRGRRVNRGRGFSQYTAASFPFAMRQPPGPRNALGQVKFMFPNKYNIYLHDTPSKSLFDHTRRTYSHGCVRLGDPKDFAYALLARQTDDPVGFFQARLRTGSESRVNLDDPVPVHLIYRTAFTQAKGKVNYRDDMYGRDAKLWNALSAAGVALAAPQS